ATCCGCCCTTGATGGCATTTTCGAAGGTAAACTTTTCTCCCCGGGTAAGGGGTTTTATCTCCATTGCCACTTTACCGTACTGACCATGACCACCGGTTTGCTTTTTATGTGTGTATTCTGCGCTTGCCGGCTTGGTAATAGTTTCCCGGTAAGCAACTTTAGGAGTTTTTGTTTCGACCTCTATCTTTTGTTTGTTGCGGATTTTATCCAGGATGATCGTGATATGCAGCTCTCCCATCCCGCTGATAACACTTTCTTTTGTCTCTTTATTGAAGGAAACATCAAAGGTGGGATCTTCTTCACTTGCCCTGTGTAAAAACTCGTTGAGCTTGTCTTCTGCCTTTTTGCTGGCAGCATTTACGGTGAGCGCGAACACCGGCTGGGGAAGGGCAAGTTTATGGTAGGTTAGAATCTCATTACTGCTGCAGAGGGTATCGTTGGTCCTGACACCGTCGAGTTTCGTTATGATGCCGATATCTCCGGCGGTAAGTTCCGGAACCTCGATGAGCTTTTTCCCTATCGCCCGGTAGACCTTTGATCCTTTTTCCTTACGCTTTTCCCTCGGATTATATAGCTCACTATCGGAATTAAGCTCCCCCGTGACAACTTTGACGTAGCTGAGCTTACCGCTGAACTGGTCGATCGTCGTTTTGAAGACCATGCAACTCATCGGCTTTTCTTTATTGATTTCTACCTCGACCTCTTTCCCGTCGGCATCGTCGGCCTTTTCGTTGACATGCTCGGGGCTGGGTGCGTTATTTGCAATAAAATTAAGGAGGCTTGCTATACCATTGTTATGTACGGCACTGCCGCATAAGACCGGTACAATTTTATTGTCGCGAAGTCCTTCGCGAAGTCCCAGACGAATCTCATCTTCGGTCAGGGTACCTTCGGCAAAGTATTTTTCCATCAGATCATCGTCGCCTTCGGCTGCCGATTCGATCATCTGAAGCCGATATTCCTCGACCATAGCGTTCATATCGGCGGGAATATCGATTGGCTCATCCTTTTCTGCCGCTTCATGGATGAGATAGGCCTTATTTTCGATAAGGTTCACAATTCCCTTGAAATCCGTTCCGTCACCAATAGGGATGGTCACGGGAACGAAGGTTTTCTCAAACTTTTCTTTTAAATCGTCGAAGCTCTTTTGAAAACTGGAATGTTCCTTATCAAGTTCGTTGATGAAGACTATCCTCGGCATATTTCTACCGTTTAGCCTCCGCCACAGCTTTATTGTTTCAATTTGTACCCCGGATCTACCCGATACCACCATAACTGCCGATTCGGTCGCTCGAAACGCACAAACCACCTCTCCTATAAAATCGGCAGTTCCGGGAGTATCCAGCAAGTTGATCTGATGGCCTTTCCACTCGAGCGATGCAAGGGACGTATGGATGGACATTCCCCGCTCCTGTTCTTCATCGGTAAAATCACTTACCGATTTTCCCGAATCGACACCTTCGGCTTTCGGAATGACACCACCGTTATAGAGAATCTGTTCTAATAAGGTGGTTTTTCCGGTGCCGTTGTGACCCACGATCGCTAAATTCCTGATGTCGGCAGAGGTAAAACTCATAACAGTCTCCTTTTTGCTTTCTGTTTGATTTACTATACGAGGTGAATTTTCTGTTGTCAACAAAAAGCTCATAGAGCTCTAATGATTGAAAAGGGTTATGGGAGGAGAAAATAAAAGGAAATTACCAAAATGATGGGCATGGTAAGCACCGAGGCAGGGTAGGTAATGATCTCTCCTCCGGCAATGTAGGCAACCTGCTGCTCTGTTCCGTACTTTTTCGTGGCGATCATCAGATTTGTTGAAGGAGGAACCGCCGTCTGCAAGATGAGGGCCAGCTTCATGGGAGCCAAAAGGGGTTTCGGAATCCAGGCCGGATGCAGATGGAAGAGGATGATTAACATGAGGAACGGATAGAGTAAGAGTTTTACAATAACAAAAAAAAGGTAATCCTTGCGGAATTTAAAAGAGCCCTTTGGAATAAGAGCGAGGATCCCCCCCAGGGCGACAAGAATGAGATCCATACTAAGCTTTGCTGGAAGCGTGAGCACGTTATGGGCAAAATCGTACAGAGGTTTATCGAGTCCGAAGACAGAAAGAGAAAAGCCGATGAGAATTCCGACCAGCGGTCCGCTTACTTTGAAGGTGAAGGCCGCTCTGTCGGAATTGAGGAGGGAAATGGTGAGCGTCCAGAAAAGGGTGTTGAATCCGAAGATCCAGAAAAACATGAAAATCATCAGTTCAGGAGGTGCAAAGGATTCCATAATAGGAAGTGCCACATAGCCTGCATTTTGAAATGCAAAGAGAAGGACAAAATCTCGACGATGCGCTCTTTCGGAAACGGCCAAAGGGGAGAGCAGGCGGCCCAGCCACATCTGGAAAAGCAGCAAAAGAATGCTGCAAACAAAGAAGCCGACCATAAAGGGGTAACCCGACCCCTCGGCGCTGGACCATCCGACGATGAAGTTACGAACGAAATAGATGGGAAGTAAAACATTCATGGTAAGCCAAAGTACGGACTGCAAATGCTTGTCCTTCAGGGGGGTGAATCTGAAGAGTAAAAAACCGCCGACTACGAACAGCACAAGACGTGCAAGAGCGGCGAAGAGAATAGTGTACATGTGTGGAATCTCCTAGATCCCGCCTTCCTTTGGCTGAAAATGACTGAATTCCATTGCGAAGGTTCCGCGTCCCTGGGTGACGGAGCGAAGATTGGTGGAGTAGCCAAACATCTTTATCATGGGAACCTCGGCGCGGATATGTTCGATTGACTGCTTACTTTCAAGACTCTCAATCATACCACCTCTGCTGGTTATCTGACTCATGACCTCTCCAACGAACTCCTTGGGGCACATGACATCAACCTTCATAACCGGTTCAAGGAGGATCGGGTCGGCGTCACGGCATGCAGCATCGAAGCCGAGAGAGCCTACAGCCTCGTATGCGGCGGCCGTTGCAGTCATTTCATCAAACTCGACAGACAAGAGCGTGACTTTAACATCGAAAACGGGATAGCCGTACATGATACCGCCACCGAAGGCGTTCATTACTCCCCGCTGGACAGCATCACGAAATTCACGTGGGAATTCCTTTTCGTCAACAAGACATTCAAAGACGTTTCCCGCCCCCTGCTTAACAGGTTGGACCTTAAGTGTGATGACTGCATTTGTTTCCTTGCCCGAAACAACCTTATGGAAATGTTCCGTATGAATATGCTCTTTGGAAATTGACTCACGATAGGTAACCTGCGGATTTCCAATGCGCGCATCAACATTAAAGTCCTTTATGACCCGAGTCACCAACACATCAAGGTGAAGTTCACCCATCCCGGATATGAGAAGCTGTCCCGTATCCACATTCTCCCGCACCGTAAAGGTCGGATCTTCTCGATGCAGCTGATCGAGCACCTTATGAAGCTTTTCCTGGTCACTCGCCGTTTTCGGTTCGATGGCGACCGAGATGACCGGCTCGGGGAACTGCATCGGCTCAAGAGAAACCTGGTATCCTTCAGAACCAATGGTATCTCCCGTTTGGGCAAGTTTGAACCCTACGATGACCGCAATATCCCCTGCACTTATCGAATCCATCGCTTCACTTCGATTCGAGTGCATTCTCAAGATACGATTAATTCGTTCCCGTTTTCGTTTTGTGATGTTATACACGGTCTGCCCCTTTTTCAGGGTTCCGCTGTACATTCTGACAAAGCTGAGAGCTCCCATTTCGCGATCGAATTGAATCTTAAAGACCAAACCCAGGGGCTGCTGTTGCTCGTCGATCGCAACGGTCACCATTTTATCGTGTTTCAGATGGAGCCCTTCGATAGGAGGCGCTTCCCAGGGAGAGGGCAGATAATCAACGACGCCGTCGAGAAGGGGCTGAACACCCACATTCTTTAGTGACGCACCGACGAAAATGGGAATGATCTCTCTGGAGATAGTTCCCTTCCTAATGGCCGCTTTGATCATTTCTTTGGGAACATCTTCACCCTCGAGATAGCGCTCTGTTATTTCATCGGAAAAAGCGGAGAGCTGATCAATCAGGTGTTCCCTCCACTGTGCACAGAGTTCCTTGTGCTCCTCCGAGAGTGGACTATGGTGCATTTCACTTCCGTAGTTCGTCGGCTCGAAGCTTATTTCCTGCTCTTCAATGAGATCGATGATACCGGTGAAATCGGATTCCTTACCGATAGGAAGATAGAGAGGGACAGGGTTTGCCTTTAATTTTTCTTTAATCTCTTCAATGACACCGAAAAAGTCGGCTCCGAGGCGATCCATTTTATTGATATAAGCGATTCTTGGGATTTTATAATGATCGGCCTGGTGCCAGACCGTTTCGGACTGAGGTTCCACCCCCCCTACTGCACAGAAGATGGCAATGGCAGAATCGAGAACACGTAAAGAGCGTTCGACTTCGGCTGTGAAGTCGACATGTCCCGGTGTATCAATGATGTTGATCTGGGTTTCTTTCCAGAAACACGTGGTTGCCGCGGACGTGATGGTGATTCCGCGGTCCTGCTCCTGTTCCATCCAGTCCATGATGGCTTCGCCGTCGTCGACCTCGCCGATCTTGTGGCTTTTCCCGGTATAAAACAAGATCCTTTCGGTGGTTGTTGTCTTTCCCGCATCGATATGTGCCATGATGCCGATATTGCGCATTTGCCTTGTTTCCATACGTCTCCATCCTATTCGATGGACAATAATACCATAAAACGGGAATCGGATTCAATGAGACTTATTCTTCTAAAAGGGCCTGATAACGCTCTATCTTTTCTTCAAGTTGCTCGACGCTGAAATAGCGGGCCTCTCTGATCGTTTCTTTACCCTGGGCATAAAAAAGGACGGCGGGGATGGAAAAGACGGAAAGCTGGGCCGAAATTTTCTGTTGAGTCGAGATATCTATGATACAGGATTCGATTGAGGGATGTGCTGCCAGTAATCCTTCGATTTTAGGTCGTATGGAGGTGCAAACGCCACAACCGGGGGCGGTAAAATAGGCGAGGAAAAGGGGGGAGGTTTCGACTCGCTTCGAATACTCCGTGAGTGTCGTAACTGATTCAAGCATCTGCATCTCCATCTTTGAATGTACTGTAATATATAAAAATATATATACTATGGCAAATTTACTTTTTTATTTGATCTGGTGGGAAAGCTTGCGATGGCCTCCGGAACCATTATACTAGATTCTTGTGGTATGTAATGGATATGAAATGCCTGTTTGAATGGATTGAAAAACGGCAGCATGCAATAAAGATTTGGATGGTTCCGATCTTGGCAATGCTTGTTGCATCGGTGTATTTACTCGTCTATGTTACCGGTGGAATAAAATTCGTGTATTCACACTCTATGTACCTACCTATACTGATTGCCGGTTTCGTTTTCGGAATCAAAGGGGGGATTGTAACGGCTCTTGTCGGAGGGCTTGCTCTCGGTCCCTTTATGCCGATTGAGGTGGCGACAGGGGAACAGCAGCTGGCGATAAACTGGCTTTATCGAAGTGGATTCTTCCTCTTGTTTGGGATTCTTAGCGGCTTGGCCGCTGATAGTGCAACGTCCTATATCAAGCATCTCCGATGGCTTTCTCTGCATGATTGTTCAACGAAATTACCTAATCGCAAGGCATTGCTCGATCGACTGGAACCCAATGCTCTGCTTATCGTTATCTCATTGGAAAATGTCATGGAACTGAAATCTACCCTGGGTTTTTCGGTTATCGATGAGGCGGTACGGCAGTTGGCGTCTCGTTTTTCGAAAATGGACATGGGGAAAGAACTCTTTCGAATTGAGACGAGGCAGCTTGCAATTCTTCTGTTTCCAGGGGACATGGAGGATAAAGATGCGGCACTGCGAACCCTGATCTCTGCCTCACGGGAACCTATACTATATAATGGGATTTCCATTCATGTTGATTCCCGGATGGGGATTACCGAAATAGGTGAAAATGTGTTTGAACCACCGGAGCGCTACCTCCAGGAGGCTGAGGCCGCTTTGACCATTGCGGAAGAGAAGTTGCAAGATAGCGTCCCATACAGCCCGGAGATTATGGCAGCCACGACGGAAAATCTTGTCACCCTTGGAGAACTGAAGAAGGCAATTGAGCATTGTGAGCTTTCTTTACATTATCAACCGAAGGTTCGTATTGCCGACGGAATGGTCTGTGGTGCCGAGGCCTTGATGCGATGGACGCATCCCACACGCGGGAATATTCCTCCTGGCATGTTTATCCCCCGTGCAGAGCAAAGCACATTAATTCAAATGATTACGGAATTTGCTCTGAAGCAGACGATGGAACAGATCGTCGTATGGGAGCGCTGTGGCATTCAGATTCCGATAGCGGTAAACATATCGACCAGGAACCTCCTTCAGCCCGATTTTAGCGACTTTATTGCGAAGCTTATCGATCAATACGGTATACGTGCCGAATTGCTGGAACTGGAGGTAACGGAAGGATCATTAATGGTGGATATGGAGCAGACGGTTGCCGAGATGATGAAACTTGCCGGTTTGAAGATCATCATGTCTGTTGATGACTTCGGAACCGGCTATTCATCGTTACAATACTTGCATAAACTTCCCATCTCTTTCATAAAAATCGATCAATCTTTTGTTATGCGTTCCCCGGCTGACAAGGGAGCCGCTGTTATCCTTGAAGTGGCGGTTGATCTGGCCCATAAAATGGGGATAAAAGCAATTGCAGAAGGAGTGGAGGATGAAAAGGTTTATGCATTTCTTCATTCAATAGGCTGCGATATGGCTCAGGGATATGCCATTACGCAGCCCTTGGCGCCTGATGCGTTCAGAAGCTGGTATGAGAGATGTAACGGAGTCTATATGTGCTCGGAATCCTAAGCCTGAGTAGACTCCGTTTCCGTAATCGTAAGAGCGTATGTTCCTGTATAGGCGTTGAGCAGAAAGAGGGGATGAATGATAAAATAGATACTATTTCCTATTGCAACAACGAATTGCGGTCGCTTTTTTCTGCTGTCGACCGATGTAAAATAGGCATGTTCTTTGTCAGCTTTATAAGCGGATATCTCTATGGCTCCATTAAAACAGGCATCCGAACTTGACTGCCAGCTGTCTTCCCAGAAAATCCTATATGAAGATCCCTTTCTTACACATACGGAGAATAACTGAGGTTCAATGGTCGTAAATTCTCCGTTGTATCTTCCTAATGAAAGCTGATGGGGGGCCTTGTCGAAGATATATCCACCTGGTTCATGACCAAGCCGGTATAAATACTTCCTGCTGTCTCCGCTTTCAAGTTCTATGGTAAAGGAATCGATAAACGCCACCGTATAGAGTGTGTCATGCAGCAGCAGCCCCTTATCGCCAAAGGTCCAGCGACCTGTTGCATATTGCTTTTTAATTAGATAATCATTGTATAGATTGAAGATTCCACAACTTTGAAATTCCATAACGATACTTTCTGGAACTGCATAATAATCTGAAGTCCAGTATCCTAATAAAGAACTTTTTTCCCCGTCGAAGCTGTGGTTCAGAATCCTCTTCATAGTGCCATCCTTATCGCTACAATGTATCAAAGTGTTGGTATTTTGTGAACAATAAAAGTATACATAATAAATATAGCGGTGATATGAGAACGCGGCACCGCTAACCCGAACAGGAGCCTTGCCTGTTGACGAAAGCCCGACACGAAAATTTCTCATGCTGATTTCCGGTGTCGGGTTTTGACCATGCCTTGGTAATCTGTTTTTTTGCTCAGAAGTCATTTTCATGGTAGGATAGAGAAAGAGTAAATAAAAATGGAATTAAAAAGCATCTATGAACGAATTGATAAAAACATAAAAAACAGCACTTTTTTATTAAGCGATACAACAACGACAGCGACAAACGATATTTCAACGCTTTTGAAAGAGGCTTTTCAGCTAACGTCTCTAACAATGGAGAATGTAGTTTCGAGCTTTACTGATAAAATACAGCTGAAAGGCAATACTGTAATAGACAGCCAAAGCCTGGTAACCTTTGTAGTTATTTTTGAAAACGACAAAGATCAGAGTATACTATGTTCTTTTACAGCCATCATGCCGAGAACCTGGAACATGCCTTTGGATGAGGAAGGTATGTTCTCTTTGCTGAATGTTGAAAAATCTTTTCAAAAGCACACGGGAAAAGCCGATATCAGCGGCAATGCCTCCGGATGCCTTCAGCTTCCTGGAATACAGTTCCAGGCAACCGGTAGGTACGATTATGAAACACACAAATGGCTCTATTCATTTACAGGAGCAGCATACACATTACGTTCACTAATACAGGGCCTTGATCATTATGCTCATCTCGGCATCCCTGCGGAAATACTTCCTGATACGGCGCTAAAAAATCTTGCTTTTACCTATGAGGAAAGAGGAAAGGACTTATGGGATAATCTTACACTGGAGGTGACTACCGGATACAAGTTTTCCATCACCGAAAACCTGGCTATCGAATCCTTTGGCATTGCCATGCATAAGCGAAATATGAGCTATTCCTATGCAATTAAGGGTGAGCTTGTCATTGGAACGACAAGAGTACCTTTGTATATGCAGGCAATGGAGGATCAGTTCAATTTCGGAGTTGATGTCGGCGATGAAGGCTGTCCCTTACCATCGCTATCTGATGTTGCAAGCATATTCGGAATGAGTCGCCACATGTCGGTTTTCCCGAAAGAAATTGCCAATGGCAAGAATCTGATTCTACGCTTATTGACTATTGGCACATCGTGTAACCTGAAACAGATCCGTCAATTTTTTGTGACTGTCTCTGTAGATACTGATTGGGATTTTTTTGGCCTTCGGAACCTATGCTTGAAAGAAATCGAATTAGGATTCTACAGGCAGACCATATCAGAAAAGGCTGTGAATGGATTTACCATTATCGGAACAATCTGTATTTCGGATATATCTGTGCAGCTGGGAGGGAATTATACTTTTGAAAAAGGATGGACGTTTACCGGAAT
The window above is part of the Sediminispirochaeta bajacaliforniensis DSM 16054 genome. Proteins encoded here:
- a CDS encoding AEC family transporter — encoded protein: MYTILFAALARLVLFVVGGFLLFRFTPLKDKHLQSVLWLTMNVLLPIYFVRNFIVGWSSAEGSGYPFMVGFFVCSILLLLFQMWLGRLLSPLAVSERAHRRDFVLLFAFQNAGYVALPIMESFAPPELMIFMFFWIFGFNTLFWTLTISLLNSDRAAFTFKVSGPLVGILIGFSLSVFGLDKPLYDFAHNVLTLPAKLSMDLILVALGGILALIPKGSFKFRKDYLFFVIVKLLLYPFLMLIILFHLHPAWIPKPLLAPMKLALILQTAVPPSTNLMIATKKYGTEQQVAYIAGGEIITYPASVLTMPIILVISFYFLLP
- the fusA gene encoding elongation factor G encodes the protein MSFTSADIRNLAIVGHNGTGKTTLLEQILYNGGVIPKAEGVDSGKSVSDFTDEEQERGMSIHTSLASLEWKGHQINLLDTPGTADFIGEVVCAFRATESAVMVVSGRSGVQIETIKLWRRLNGRNMPRIVFINELDKEHSSFQKSFDDLKEKFEKTFVPVTIPIGDGTDFKGIVNLIENKAYLIHEAAEKDEPIDIPADMNAMVEEYRLQMIESAAEGDDDLMEKYFAEGTLTEDEIRLGLREGLRDNKIVPVLCGSAVHNNGIASLLNFIANNAPSPEHVNEKADDADGKEVEVEINKEKPMSCMVFKTTIDQFSGKLSYVKVVTGELNSDSELYNPREKRKEKGSKVYRAIGKKLIEVPELTAGDIGIITKLDGVRTNDTLCSSNEILTYHKLALPQPVFALTVNAASKKAEDKLNEFLHRASEEDPTFDVSFNKETKESVISGMGELHITIILDKIRNKQKIEVETKTPKVAYRETITKPASAEYTHKKQTGGHGQYGKVAMEIKPLTRGEKFTFENAIKGGSISKGYMPGIEKGLIEGMEEGYLAHYPIVDLGAVIIDGKEHPVDSSEMAFKMAAKGALRACLEKAGVMLLEPIMKLRVFADEQYLGDILSDLSGKRGRVLGQENLGGGIVEIDAEVPQAEMLRYAIDLRSITSGTGSFELDFDHYATLTGKNAEQVIAESKAMVTEEE
- a CDS encoding thioredoxin family protein encodes the protein MLESVTTLTEYSKRVETSPLFLAYFTAPGCGVCTSIRPKIEGLLAAHPSIESCIIDISTQQKISAQLSVFSIPAVLFYAQGKETIREARYFSVEQLEEKIERYQALLEE
- the fusA gene encoding elongation factor G, with translation METRQMRNIGIMAHIDAGKTTTTERILFYTGKSHKIGEVDDGEAIMDWMEQEQDRGITITSAATTCFWKETQINIIDTPGHVDFTAEVERSLRVLDSAIAIFCAVGGVEPQSETVWHQADHYKIPRIAYINKMDRLGADFFGVIEEIKEKLKANPVPLYLPIGKESDFTGIIDLIEEQEISFEPTNYGSEMHHSPLSEEHKELCAQWREHLIDQLSAFSDEITERYLEGEDVPKEMIKAAIRKGTISREIIPIFVGASLKNVGVQPLLDGVVDYLPSPWEAPPIEGLHLKHDKMVTVAIDEQQQPLGLVFKIQFDREMGALSFVRMYSGTLKKGQTVYNITKRKRERINRILRMHSNRSEAMDSISAGDIAVIVGFKLAQTGDTIGSEGYQVSLEPMQFPEPVISVAIEPKTASDQEKLHKVLDQLHREDPTFTVRENVDTGQLLISGMGELHLDVLVTRVIKDFNVDARIGNPQVTYRESISKEHIHTEHFHKVVSGKETNAVITLKVQPVKQGAGNVFECLVDEKEFPREFRDAVQRGVMNAFGGGIMYGYPVFDVKVTLLSVEFDEMTATAAAYEAVGSLGFDAACRDADPILLEPVMKVDVMCPKEFVGEVMSQITSRGGMIESLESKQSIEHIRAEVPMIKMFGYSTNLRSVTQGRGTFAMEFSHFQPKEGGI
- a CDS encoding putative bifunctional diguanylate cyclase/phosphodiesterase, producing MDMKCLFEWIEKRQHAIKIWMVPILAMLVASVYLLVYVTGGIKFVYSHSMYLPILIAGFVFGIKGGIVTALVGGLALGPFMPIEVATGEQQLAINWLYRSGFFLLFGILSGLAADSATSYIKHLRWLSLHDCSTKLPNRKALLDRLEPNALLIVISLENVMELKSTLGFSVIDEAVRQLASRFSKMDMGKELFRIETRQLAILLFPGDMEDKDAALRTLISASREPILYNGISIHVDSRMGITEIGENVFEPPERYLQEAEAALTIAEEKLQDSVPYSPEIMAATTENLVTLGELKKAIEHCELSLHYQPKVRIADGMVCGAEALMRWTHPTRGNIPPGMFIPRAEQSTLIQMITEFALKQTMEQIVVWERCGIQIPIAVNISTRNLLQPDFSDFIAKLIDQYGIRAELLELEVTEGSLMVDMEQTVAEMMKLAGLKIIMSVDDFGTGYSSLQYLHKLPISFIKIDQSFVMRSPADKGAAVILEVAVDLAHKMGIKAIAEGVEDEKVYAFLHSIGCDMAQGYAITQPLAPDAFRSWYERCNGVYMCSES